ATGATGGCAAAGTATTAGAAAAGGGTAATCACGAAAAGTTAATTGCTTTAGGAGGAAGGTATAAGAAAATGTGCATGGACACCATATAAATATTGTGTATATGTATTATAAGCGGCTCCTTAGAATATATTATAGTAAAAATGTTAAAAGGAGTACGCTATGGGAAATATAAAGTATAAGAAGGAAATCGGGATTTTGTTTTTATTTGTGTTTGCGTATTTTTTTGGGAGCAGAGTTGCAATGCTTACAGATTCCTCTGCAAAGGAGGCCATAAGTACGTCTTATGAAGAAAACTGGGGTCTTGGGTTTTCTACAGCAGGGCAGCCGCCAACAGCCAATGCAACAGCAGAAGAACTAAAAAAATATAATGCTTATTATATAGGGGATACCGGCGAAAAGATTATATATTTAACTTTTGATGCGGGATATGAAAATGGCTACACTTCCACTATACTAGATGCATTAAAAAAACATAATGTTCCTGCTAGTTTTTTTCTCGTTGGCAACTATATTAAAACCAGCCCTGACTTAGTAAAACGAATGGTCGAAGAGGGGCATCATGTGGCTAATCATACTTATTCTCATCCTAATATGTCTCGAATATCCACGAAAGAAGCTTTTTGTAAAGAACTTGAAGAATTAGAAAAGGCGTTTGAGGGGGCGACAGGACAAAAGATGGTAAAATACTATAGACCGCCCCAAGGAAAATATAGTGTAAGTAATTTGAAAATGGCAGATGAATTAGGGTATAAGACCTTCTTTTGGAGCCTTGCCTATGTGGATTGGTACAATGACAAGCAGCCCTCTAAGGAAGAAGCATTTAAAAAGCTCCTAGGTAGAATCCACCCTGGGGCAATAGTTCTTCTTCATAGCACATCCAAGACAAACTCAGAAATTTTGGATGAACTTCTTGAAAAGTGGAAGGAGATGGGATATACGTTTGGAACCTTGGATGATGTGATTCAGTAGAACTCCAATTATATATATATTAAATTAAGTTATTTTTGTATACAGTAGGACATAAAGTGAGCTAATTCAGTGGTCGCTTTTTGGAGTTGTTTTTTTCGGGTAAATATACAATTCTAAAATGATCGGGTTTTTTCCAATAAAATTTCATATGTCAAACTATTTTTATCATTTCTCCCGCCTGAACTTCAATAATTTCATTATCATATTGAAACCAAATAGGAATACTGGAAGGGTTTTTTACCATTTTACCATCAACACTAAATATCAATCGATTATAGGCATTGATATAATCATATATCTCAATATTTGTTCCATACCAGATATCCTCCCTATTACCTATATGTTTGGCAAAATCCTCAATCAGATTCCAGTTATTATCTTCTTCGAACTCATAACTATGCCCCCATAGATAAAATAAGTAGGGTTCTTGATTTATCTTATCCTCAATAAATTTACTTGTAAGGTTCTGGAATTGCGTAGAATTATGATGACAGGTTGCAGTAAGTCTCAACCAATCTTTGGGAATTCTAAAATCATTAGTTGAAATAACGGTCCTAGCATATGCAATGCCACATATCTTAAGGGCTGCTACTATATCATCACTATATGTACCAAAGGGGTATGCCATACCACGAACAATTGTGCTAAATTGTTCCTCAAGATTTTCTCTATCCTTTATTATTTCATTAATAACCATATTAGAGGGCAATTGTTCGAGAAAAGGATGGGTTAACGCATGAACTGCGATTTCTAGATTGGTGTCTTTGAAAGTTTTTGTAATCTGCTCTTTGGTCATCCTACGATGAATATGTCCCTTGGGATAAGTTGTTCCTTCTTTTGCATATAGACCACTATTTAAATTAAAAGTACCCTTTAGTCCATAATTCTTCATAATTTCAACAAGCTTGATATCTTGCTCAACTCCATCATCATAGC
The Candidatus Epulonipiscium sp. DNA segment above includes these coding regions:
- the pdaA gene encoding delta-lactam-biosynthetic de-N-acetylase is translated as MGNIKYKKEIGILFLFVFAYFFGSRVAMLTDSSAKEAISTSYEENWGLGFSTAGQPPTANATAEELKKYNAYYIGDTGEKIIYLTFDAGYENGYTSTILDALKKHNVPASFFLVGNYIKTSPDLVKRMVEEGHHVANHTYSHPNMSRISTKEAFCKELEELEKAFEGATGQKMVKYYRPPQGKYSVSNLKMADELGYKTFFWSLAYVDWYNDKQPSKEEAFKKLLGRIHPGAIVLLHSTSKTNSEILDELLEKWKEMGYTFGTLDDVIQ
- a CDS encoding polysaccharide deacetylase family protein, which codes for MSSIFLRFPKGRTKALTLSYDDGVEQDIKLVEIMKNYGLKGTFNLNSGLYAKEGTTYPKGHIHRRMTKEQITKTFKDTNLEIAVHALTHPFLEQLPSNMVINEIIKDRENLEEQFSTIVRGMAYPFGTYSDDIVAALKICGIAYARTVISTNDFRIPKDWLRLTATCHHNSTQFQNLTSKFIEDKINQEPYLFYLWGHSYEFEEDNNWNLIEDFAKHIGNREDIWYGTNIEIYDYINAYNRLIFSVDGKMVKNPSSIPIWFQYDNEIIEVQAGEMIKIV